In Chromatiaceae bacterium, a single genomic region encodes these proteins:
- a CDS encoding protein BatD, whose amino-acid sequence MSLFQRSRVFTLGLLLTLFSSAAIGAGLDARLDRTRIAEGDTVTLTLSAPGEGTGSPDLSPLAQAFDVVQQSQSTRLQVINGRTSSSREWQLTLAPKRTGQLKVPVLHLGSATSEPLGLEVLPAAQAAKSGAPRPVILETNAEPDTPYVQGKVVYTVRLLASVPLRQASLTDPIAADAIVERLGEDKHFDTYRDGQSYKAIERRYAIFPQHSGPLEIGPPLLTAQIPEPGRRGSSLRDRMFGGRDPIADFDRIFGSGPLADMGGIFEQTRPVQLRGRLVTLDVQARPVGSPTPWLPAESLTLNESWSPNPPTFRVGEPVTRTLVITAQGLTAAQLPDLAKDTVSGFSVYPDKAQTETRADGETLVAQKVIKTALVPSQTGRVTLPQFELAWWNTLTNEAQVARIPAREIQVLPAAPGAAPLTSVPGQDDGSATVPEAASSSRKSGVEDLADSGVLAARTGFQSVVDAGFWPWLAATFALAWLVSTGLWWRSRSGGSGVKAADSTAPVATRPDFGKATRQLESACRNNDPKAAREALLIWAAAVWPQDPPQRLEDIARRLPAETHEALAAIDRVLYAVDARPWDGADAWQQFSPVVGEVQNAGARRMPNTPLPPLYPQGA is encoded by the coding sequence ATGTCCTTGTTTCAGCGTTCACGAGTCTTTACTTTGGGGCTGTTGCTGACGCTGTTCAGCTCCGCTGCCATCGGCGCAGGGCTGGATGCACGGCTCGACCGGACTCGCATCGCCGAAGGTGACACAGTCACGCTCACGTTGAGCGCACCCGGTGAGGGTACCGGCAGCCCCGATCTGTCGCCGTTGGCGCAAGCTTTCGATGTAGTTCAGCAGAGTCAAAGCACTCGTTTGCAAGTTATCAATGGCCGGACCAGCAGCTCGCGCGAATGGCAGCTGACCCTCGCGCCGAAGCGCACCGGACAACTGAAGGTTCCGGTGTTGCACCTCGGCAGCGCGACGAGCGAACCTTTGGGCCTCGAGGTGTTGCCGGCCGCACAGGCGGCCAAGAGTGGCGCGCCACGGCCAGTGATACTAGAGACCAATGCTGAACCCGACACGCCGTACGTACAAGGCAAAGTGGTTTATACAGTACGACTGCTCGCGAGCGTGCCGTTGCGTCAGGCCAGTTTGACCGACCCGATTGCCGCGGACGCGATCGTGGAACGTCTCGGCGAGGACAAGCATTTCGATACCTACCGGGACGGGCAGAGCTACAAGGCGATCGAACGACGCTATGCAATCTTTCCGCAGCACAGCGGTCCACTCGAGATCGGACCGCCGCTTTTGACTGCGCAGATTCCTGAGCCCGGTAGACGCGGCAGCAGTCTGCGTGACCGGATGTTCGGCGGACGTGACCCAATCGCCGACTTTGATCGGATTTTCGGCAGCGGCCCGCTGGCCGATATGGGTGGGATTTTTGAGCAGACGCGTCCGGTACAGCTTCGTGGACGCCTCGTGACACTCGATGTACAGGCACGCCCCGTCGGTTCGCCCACTCCGTGGCTGCCCGCTGAGTCGCTGACACTGAATGAGTCCTGGTCACCGAATCCGCCGACGTTTCGCGTTGGTGAACCGGTGACCCGCACCCTCGTAATCACCGCGCAGGGATTGACCGCAGCGCAGCTGCCCGACCTCGCGAAAGACACAGTGTCCGGATTCAGTGTCTATCCGGACAAAGCTCAGACCGAGACGCGCGCTGATGGCGAAACCCTGGTCGCACAGAAGGTAATCAAGACGGCCTTAGTCCCGTCGCAAACGGGACGCGTGACACTGCCGCAGTTCGAGCTTGCCTGGTGGAATACGCTGACCAATGAAGCACAGGTGGCGCGCATCCCTGCGCGCGAAATACAGGTGTTGCCGGCCGCTCCGGGTGCCGCGCCGTTGACGTCTGTGCCGGGACAAGATGACGGCAGTGCTACGGTTCCGGAGGCTGCGTCTTCGTCGAGGAAATCGGGCGTGGAGGACCTCGCCGACTCCGGTGTGCTTGCGGCGCGGACCGGTTTTCAGTCGGTAGTCGACGCCGGGTTTTGGCCATGGCTCGCTGCAACGTTTGCATTGGCGTGGCTGGTCAGCACGGGTCTGTGGTGGCGTTCCCGATCGGGTGGCAGCGGCGTAAAGGCAGCTGACAGTACTGCGCCGGTTGCGACAAGGCCGGATTTCGGTAAAGCAACTCGACAGCTTGAAAGCGCCTGCCGCAATAACGACCCAAAGGCCGCGCGTGAAGCGCTGCTCATTTGGGCGGCTGCGGTCTGGCCACAGGATCCGCCTCAGCGTCTGGAAGATATTGCACGGCGCCTGCCCGCCGAAACGCACGAAGCCCTGGCGGCGATCGATCGTGTCTTGTACGCCGTGGACGCTCGGCCCTGGGACGGTGCGGATGCGTGGCAGCAATTTTCGCCGGTTGTTGGCGAGGTTCAGAATGCCGGCGCCAGAAGAATGCCCAACACACCGTTGCCGCCGCTCTATCCACAGGGGGCGTAA
- a CDS encoding LexA family transcriptional regulator, with protein MKMFINLLNSNGLSRLVIDMKRQREDIRLNNLEILIAEAGSATKLAQRAGTSESYISQVRRKMRTAKGTPRGIGDELSARLETAMAKPQGWMDEPHELKARVSYAPGTVRVANWVTMSGNAALSIRGPAHDELSIGQDAEDIRASAQPVDESEHSRGGSQLTDRQELPVDPAESIWGKRLTSERVPAETNIGADVVTLCPIIDWSQVPNDQEGGLNQQGQRYEGLLPCPVPCSQRTYVLRVKGASMEPKFGNGDLVFVDPEIIPESGKFVIVHSEGSDEADLKQLIVEGGRQYLKALNPDWPDRINELKSNAMICGVVVFKGEMV; from the coding sequence TTGAAAATGTTTATCAATCTGCTAAATTCTAATGGACTTAGCCGCTTAGTGATTGACATGAAACGGCAACGTGAAGACATCCGCCTAAATAATCTCGAAATTCTGATCGCCGAGGCCGGTTCGGCAACGAAGCTCGCTCAACGCGCCGGCACCAGTGAGTCCTACATCAGCCAAGTACGGCGCAAGATGCGCACCGCCAAGGGCACGCCGCGTGGAATCGGCGACGAGCTGTCAGCAAGGCTCGAAACGGCCATGGCCAAACCACAGGGATGGATGGACGAACCGCATGAATTGAAAGCTCGAGTGTCCTACGCTCCAGGAACTGTTCGTGTCGCGAACTGGGTAACGATGTCTGGGAACGCCGCGCTCTCGATTCGAGGACCCGCACACGACGAACTGAGCATTGGCCAGGATGCTGAAGACATCCGCGCCAGTGCTCAACCGGTCGATGAGTCCGAGCACTCGAGAGGCGGATCACAGCTCACCGATAGGCAGGAGTTGCCTGTGGATCCAGCTGAATCCATCTGGGGTAAGCGTCTCACATCAGAACGCGTACCGGCAGAAACAAACATTGGCGCGGATGTCGTCACCTTGTGCCCGATCATTGATTGGTCACAGGTGCCAAATGATCAGGAAGGCGGCCTCAATCAACAGGGCCAGCGTTACGAAGGACTTCTTCCCTGCCCTGTACCGTGCAGTCAGCGGACCTATGTGCTGCGCGTCAAGGGCGCCAGCATGGAGCCGAAGTTTGGCAACGGCGATCTTGTCTTCGTCGACCCCGAGATCATCCCCGAGAGCGGCAAGTTTGTGATTGTGCACTCAGAGGGTTCCGATGAAGCCGATCTCAAACAGCTTATCGTCGAAGGCGGGCGTCAGTACTTGAAAGCCCTCAATCCGGATTGGCCGGACCGCATCAACGAGCTCAAGTCGAACGCGATGATTTGTGGCGTCGTGGTGTTCAAAGGCGAGATGGTATAA
- a CDS encoding ParB N-terminal domain-containing protein — protein MNRDQNPVSGPTKPTPSEVLAADQLLELDVSAIQLYDHNPRQGDNPEYQRIKASVRAEGLDQPLVVTRRPGEAIYMLQAGGNTRLRILQELFAETGDKRFARVSCLYRPWTREMDVLLAHLRENDLRSDLTFLDKALAVREARRLLEEEHGGSGVTQMQLAAMLRERGYGLGQGRISQMAYAVERLYPLLPIALKAGMGRPQVERIRQIERAAQTVWCQYSLDTEDDFEQTFAALCRRYDDTEWDIGNLRRALEAEIAERADLSIHAVSIALENNLLVSSGQPTGPVGEDPFPPAGQTADARASVTATAPPGSKVTSAMSAPEGTDASAPDQETAGDQMSAVVATGSDSANGVKREVAEEGDGSKGDSRHRPRRGDRESALDKMDLKSLRGRAWTLATRLAQRNALGELIQPLSGNGLGFVLSDVPDPALLDQLDEDALAQVSMVWWHLAAASEMTVAPVEQLLPALDQDSVLRRALDEQDAGLLFSSVWTLDPGHMGFRLWQRLDARNWKDLVDLMETYRALHQAAKNSGEGLWQ, from the coding sequence ATGAACCGTGATCAAAACCCCGTTTCCGGCCCGACGAAACCGACGCCATCGGAGGTTTTGGCCGCTGACCAGTTGCTCGAACTGGACGTCTCTGCGATTCAACTGTACGACCATAACCCACGCCAAGGGGACAACCCGGAATACCAGCGCATCAAGGCGTCGGTACGTGCTGAGGGTCTGGATCAGCCGCTGGTCGTCACTCGTCGGCCCGGTGAGGCGATCTACATGTTGCAGGCCGGCGGCAACACGCGTCTGAGAATTCTCCAGGAACTCTTCGCGGAAACGGGCGACAAGCGCTTTGCTCGGGTGAGCTGCCTGTACCGGCCGTGGACGCGTGAGATGGACGTTCTTCTCGCCCATCTGCGGGAAAACGATCTGCGCAGTGATCTGACCTTTCTCGACAAGGCACTAGCAGTACGTGAGGCACGGCGCCTGCTGGAAGAAGAACATGGCGGCTCAGGGGTCACCCAGATGCAGCTTGCGGCCATGCTTCGCGAGCGTGGCTATGGGCTGGGGCAGGGACGGATCTCACAGATGGCCTATGCGGTCGAGCGATTGTATCCGCTGCTGCCAATTGCACTGAAAGCGGGCATGGGACGTCCACAAGTCGAACGCATCCGGCAGATCGAACGGGCTGCGCAGACTGTCTGGTGCCAGTATTCGCTCGATACGGAAGACGACTTCGAACAGACCTTTGCCGCGCTCTGTCGCCGCTATGACGACACGGAGTGGGACATCGGCAACCTGCGTCGTGCGCTGGAGGCGGAGATCGCCGAACGGGCGGATCTGAGCATCCACGCCGTCAGCATCGCGCTCGAAAACAATTTGCTCGTAAGTTCGGGGCAGCCGACCGGCCCTGTTGGCGAGGATCCATTCCCGCCAGCTGGCCAAACGGCCGACGCCAGGGCATCGGTGACCGCAACCGCACCCCCAGGCTCGAAGGTAACGTCGGCTATGAGTGCGCCAGAAGGCACCGATGCATCCGCCCCCGATCAAGAGACAGCGGGTGACCAGATGTCGGCTGTGGTGGCAACAGGCAGTGACTCAGCGAATGGCGTGAAGCGGGAGGTCGCGGAGGAAGGAGACGGAAGTAAAGGGGATTCGCGGCATCGGCCCAGACGCGGTGACCGCGAATCGGCGCTTGACAAGATGGACCTCAAATCACTTCGCGGCCGGGCTTGGACCCTGGCAACGCGACTGGCCCAGCGCAATGCTCTGGGCGAGCTTATTCAACCGCTGTCGGGCAATGGGCTGGGTTTCGTGTTGAGCGATGTCCCGGATCCGGCCCTGCTGGATCAACTCGATGAGGATGCGTTGGCCCAGGTTTCCATGGTGTGGTGGCATCTTGCGGCCGCGTCCGAAATGACTGTGGCGCCGGTCGAGCAGCTGCTGCCCGCACTCGACCAGGATTCCGTGCTGCGACGGGCGCTCGACGAGCAGGACGCCGGTTTGCTGTTCTCGAGCGTCTGGACCCTTGACCCCGGCCACATGGGTTTCCGACTGTGGCAGCGCCTTGATGCCCGCAACTGGAAAGACCTGGTGGACTTGATGGAGACCTATCGTGCCTTGCACCAAGCGGCAAAGAACTCAGGGGAGGGACTTTGGCAATGA
- a CDS encoding DUF2857 domain-containing protein: MSAPAGTKESELVMAVMLYAIRCLSENDQHALRSMNFGPEEVAALRELNLADLYRAGSLQAHCLDIQLNRDVYWPMLAHLRRERESEELQRDLVQADAPLEMMRSLFGVGSREYTRLRRMLAVEPGVGRPPEPDDETAHRLWHALSERLGPDDADPLDPSAYLAVHRETGASLRAIWNLTQRIREYGDVYVPGERPARSSKPVQAISSGQPRSAGR; this comes from the coding sequence ATGAGCGCACCCGCCGGGACCAAGGAGTCCGAACTGGTGATGGCCGTGATGCTGTACGCAATCCGCTGCCTGTCGGAGAACGACCAGCACGCCCTGCGTAGTATGAACTTCGGTCCGGAGGAGGTCGCCGCGCTGCGTGAGCTCAACCTGGCCGATCTCTACCGTGCCGGGAGTCTGCAGGCACACTGCCTGGATATCCAACTCAACCGCGACGTGTACTGGCCGATGCTTGCGCACCTGCGGCGTGAACGCGAGAGCGAAGAGCTCCAGCGTGACCTGGTCCAGGCCGATGCCCCGCTCGAAATGATGCGCAGTCTGTTCGGTGTTGGTTCTCGTGAGTACACAAGGTTGCGCCGCATGCTGGCCGTGGAGCCCGGAGTGGGTCGCCCACCGGAGCCGGATGACGAGACAGCCCATCGGCTCTGGCATGCACTTTCTGAACGCCTGGGCCCCGACGATGCCGACCCCCTCGACCCGAGTGCCTATCTGGCGGTACATCGCGAAACTGGGGCCTCTCTGCGCGCGATCTGGAATCTCACGCAGCGCATCCGCGAGTACGGCGATGTCTATGTGCCCGGCGAACGGCCTGCGCGATCTTCCAAGCCAGTACAAGCAATCAGCAGTGGTCAACCTCGGTCGGCCGGTAGGTGA
- a CDS encoding helix-turn-helix domain-containing protein has product MTHDDADIRPETHALDALIRETIKRGRGGGRHSAGDALLFLGNVHHAFPALLIQDPVLEPVDKLVWMIIYQSARGTGHKAAFPSYTDIARFANVSSSSTVARAIAILRATRWLSLCARNRDPNGRFAGNVYALHDEPLPLADALHLDSGYMAFLQEAATHHHARVRRVVAAVSESLDKDIRDGTDILAPVNRIERRLEAVHAIQSGGDRRYFSFNAGVLASLSNAGRAKGRFGQDQNSKAARVDHQKSKPVRRSSSKYKKTTTTTQTINEDSAREDGMLEGLVLPARLKENQRALTARYLATIPAEHRQPVLDELAGRLQAEQQGAKPVYDELRYLHHLCRQVNEGGFVENLGLKVQTERDRRQGEAERLREEAATRDHERKVPASRAHGENALAEIRKRLKLPTSPGGGSR; this is encoded by the coding sequence ATGACGCACGATGATGCAGACATCCGACCGGAGACCCATGCGCTTGATGCGCTGATCCGAGAAACGATCAAACGCGGACGTGGCGGTGGGCGCCATTCAGCTGGCGATGCCTTGCTCTTTCTCGGCAACGTACACCACGCCTTTCCGGCTCTCTTGATACAGGATCCCGTCCTTGAGCCGGTCGACAAGCTGGTTTGGATGATCATCTACCAGAGCGCACGCGGTACCGGCCACAAGGCCGCTTTTCCCAGTTACACCGACATCGCGCGATTCGCGAACGTCTCTTCGAGCTCGACCGTCGCGCGTGCCATTGCGATCCTGCGTGCCACGCGCTGGTTGTCACTGTGCGCGCGCAATCGCGATCCCAATGGCCGCTTTGCCGGCAACGTCTATGCGCTGCATGACGAGCCGCTGCCGCTGGCAGACGCCTTGCACCTGGATTCAGGCTACATGGCGTTTCTTCAAGAGGCCGCAACCCATCATCATGCGCGCGTGCGTCGTGTAGTCGCTGCTGTCTCGGAGTCGTTGGACAAGGATATCCGTGACGGCACGGACATCTTGGCCCCGGTGAATCGGATCGAGCGTCGATTGGAAGCGGTGCATGCCATCCAATCCGGCGGCGACCGGCGCTACTTCAGCTTCAATGCCGGCGTACTCGCGAGCCTGTCGAACGCGGGTCGGGCGAAGGGTCGTTTCGGCCAGGACCAAAATTCGAAGGCGGCAAGGGTAGACCATCAAAAATCGAAGCCGGTAAGACGTAGTAGTAGTAAATATAAAAAAACAACTACAACAACACAGACAATCAACGAAGATTCCGCGCGCGAGGACGGGATGCTCGAGGGTCTAGTCTTGCCAGCGCGGCTCAAGGAAAACCAGCGGGCACTCACTGCACGCTATCTGGCGACGATACCTGCGGAACATCGACAGCCCGTGCTGGACGAACTTGCCGGTCGGCTCCAAGCCGAGCAGCAGGGCGCTAAGCCGGTGTACGACGAGCTGCGCTACCTGCATCACCTGTGCCGACAGGTCAATGAAGGGGGCTTCGTCGAGAACCTGGGGCTGAAGGTGCAGACTGAACGCGATCGCCGCCAAGGTGAGGCCGAGCGCCTACGCGAAGAGGCTGCTACCCGCGATCACGAGCGCAAAGTCCCCGCTTCGCGGGCGCATGGCGAGAACGCGTTGGCCGAGATCCGTAAGCGGCTGAAGCTGCCGACATCACCAGGAGGTGGTTCCCGCTGA
- a CDS encoding TIGR03761 family integrating conjugative element protein codes for MTQNSGNPSAAQSPEEGVGRPDDRPGVLRGRATLTLQTRQAQRLVKGRGLSAEKPAIIGLLGFANRVRTLWHGARADDPYADWWLLQVDEALVQAGHELVTLEQAIAKLFEALGAIEVASPVSVKPARIALNFTNPYAFRAAALISQFDALACKVLTARHVGLVGRDEAERALHQGGRWARRALQSPVGYRLMGVTRDDVGQGNAKALQALEVMGEIPEDVRRGVLRAPHAPAVAGLRAGPMTYADRLRPLSDDL; via the coding sequence ATGACCCAGAATTCTGGCAACCCGTCAGCTGCCCAGTCCCCGGAAGAGGGTGTTGGACGACCGGACGACCGCCCCGGGGTGTTGCGTGGTCGCGCGACCCTCACCTTGCAGACCCGGCAGGCGCAACGGCTGGTGAAGGGCCGCGGTCTCAGTGCCGAGAAGCCCGCGATCATCGGGCTGCTCGGGTTCGCGAACCGCGTTCGAACACTCTGGCACGGAGCCCGTGCCGATGATCCCTACGCTGACTGGTGGTTACTGCAGGTGGACGAGGCCCTGGTCCAAGCAGGTCATGAGCTGGTCACATTGGAGCAGGCAATAGCGAAGCTGTTCGAGGCCCTGGGTGCGATCGAGGTGGCATCGCCCGTATCGGTAAAGCCAGCGCGCATCGCGCTCAACTTCACCAATCCTTACGCCTTTCGCGCTGCTGCCTTGATCAGCCAATTCGACGCGCTGGCCTGCAAGGTACTGACGGCCCGACACGTTGGGCTGGTTGGGCGTGACGAGGCGGAGAGGGCGTTGCACCAGGGTGGCCGCTGGGCACGGCGTGCGCTACAGAGCCCAGTTGGGTATCGACTCATGGGCGTGACTCGCGACGACGTCGGTCAGGGTAACGCGAAGGCGCTGCAGGCCCTCGAAGTGATGGGCGAGATACCGGAAGACGTGCGGCGTGGTGTCCTTCGTGCGCCGCATGCGCCGGCCGTGGCCGGTTTGCGAGCGGGCCCGATGACCTATGCGGACCGTTTACGGCCGCTGTCCGATGACCTGTGA
- a CDS encoding ParM/StbA family protein, translating into MADSETLNPISIGLDDGYAFTKIALPDGRLIAIPSRARIGRSNVTWLNGSEQRVFEYETDDTLFAVGEVDGEPTHFDGYPFSGLNRAIVQHALHEAGLAGQSVHAVSGLPVSSFYRKHGDQRLELIERKRESLKQAVQPVDGRLPAAIAFHDVIPEALAAWYDHIISEANGGVQLEAERLGVPVAVIDIGGRTTDFVVVADQAVRHDSSGSLRCGLLDLKRQVASAIRATFDLEELSDRATDDAVRSRSVRLFSKTHDVAEPVRDARRELVQRLHAETQRQLGRGAELEQILFVGGGAVALAEDIRDWFPNQTIAPHPAFANARGMLKYLRYVCQEPA; encoded by the coding sequence ATGGCCGACAGCGAGACCCTGAACCCCATCAGCATCGGCCTGGACGACGGCTATGCGTTCACCAAGATTGCCTTGCCGGACGGGCGCCTGATAGCGATCCCGTCGCGCGCACGGATCGGTCGCTCCAACGTTACCTGGCTGAACGGCAGCGAGCAGCGGGTGTTCGAGTACGAGACCGATGACACGCTGTTCGCCGTCGGCGAGGTGGACGGCGAGCCGACCCATTTCGATGGCTATCCCTTCTCTGGTCTCAATCGCGCCATCGTTCAGCATGCGCTGCACGAAGCCGGCCTGGCCGGCCAGTCCGTGCACGCGGTGTCCGGACTGCCGGTCAGCAGTTTCTATCGGAAGCACGGCGACCAGCGGCTGGAGCTCATCGAGCGCAAGCGGGAGAGCCTGAAGCAGGCCGTGCAGCCGGTCGACGGGCGCCTGCCGGCCGCGATCGCGTTCCACGATGTCATTCCGGAGGCGCTCGCGGCCTGGTACGACCACATCATCTCGGAGGCGAACGGCGGCGTGCAGCTCGAGGCCGAGCGTCTCGGTGTGCCCGTCGCGGTGATCGATATCGGCGGACGGACCACGGATTTTGTGGTGGTCGCCGACCAGGCCGTGCGCCACGACAGTTCGGGGTCGCTACGTTGTGGTCTGCTGGACCTCAAACGCCAGGTCGCGTCCGCCATCCGCGCCACGTTCGACCTCGAGGAGCTGTCCGATCGCGCGACCGACGACGCCGTGCGTAGCCGCAGCGTCCGCCTGTTCAGCAAGACGCACGATGTCGCCGAACCGGTTCGGGATGCGCGCCGAGAGCTCGTCCAGCGGCTGCATGCCGAAACGCAGCGGCAACTGGGGCGGGGCGCCGAGCTCGAACAGATCTTGTTCGTGGGCGGCGGCGCCGTGGCGCTCGCCGAGGACATCCGGGACTGGTTTCCGAATCAGACCATCGCGCCGCATCCCGCCTTCGCCAACGCGCGGGGGATGCTCAAGTACCTGCGCTATGTCTGTCAGGAGCCGGCCTGA
- a CDS encoding DUF3577 domain-containing protein, whose translation MSNDDTKYFDLYSTGIGYLNRVREVTPKEGSPFWSVTIAALRGSVDDVQYTYFECRVSGQQAQKLVQQLKPAVEGKLKVLVGFTLSDLYGEPFFYKTGDRAGETGVSLKARLLRVGWAKVDGQPFYKDQAA comes from the coding sequence ATGTCCAACGACGATACGAAGTATTTCGACCTCTACTCCACCGGTATCGGTTATCTGAACCGTGTCCGGGAGGTGACGCCGAAGGAGGGTTCGCCCTTCTGGAGTGTCACCATCGCCGCCCTGCGGGGTAGCGTCGACGACGTTCAATACACCTATTTCGAGTGCCGCGTGTCCGGCCAACAGGCGCAGAAGCTTGTGCAGCAGCTTAAGCCAGCCGTCGAGGGCAAGCTCAAGGTACTCGTGGGGTTCACGCTCAGCGATCTGTACGGGGAGCCCTTCTTCTACAAGACGGGTGACAGGGCCGGTGAGACCGGGGTCAGCCTGAAGGCGCGTCTGTTGCGCGTCGGCTGGGCCAAGGTCGACGGCCAACCGTTCTACAAGGATCAGGCGGCCTGA
- the radC gene encoding DNA repair protein RadC, protein MNNQDLEPHPVANRFDALKLGSLNRVEKEAVIKLALSVLAERHRAGRALSSPEQTRDFLRLKLVDRKHEVFGALFLDNRHRVIRVAEMFQGTIDGASVHPRVVAQRALELNAAAVVFFHNHPSGVAEPSHADEAITRRLREALALVDVRVLDHFVVAAGESVSFAERGLI, encoded by the coding sequence ATGAACAACCAGGACCTGGAGCCGCACCCGGTCGCGAATCGCTTTGATGCGTTGAAGCTGGGTTCGCTCAACCGTGTGGAGAAAGAAGCCGTGATCAAACTGGCCCTGTCAGTGCTCGCCGAACGCCATCGTGCGGGACGCGCACTGAGCAGTCCGGAGCAGACACGCGACTTTCTACGACTGAAGCTCGTCGATCGCAAACACGAGGTGTTCGGCGCGCTGTTCCTCGACAACCGCCACCGGGTGATCCGGGTGGCCGAGATGTTTCAGGGCACCATCGACGGTGCGTCGGTTCATCCTCGGGTCGTCGCGCAGCGGGCCCTCGAGCTCAATGCCGCCGCGGTCGTCTTTTTTCACAACCACCCTTCAGGGGTCGCCGAGCCGAGCCATGCCGACGAGGCGATCACCCGGCGGTTGCGCGAAGCGCTGGCGCTGGTCGACGTACGGGTGCTTGACCACTTCGTCGTCGCCGCCGGCGAGAGCGTGAGCTTTGCAGAAAGAGGACTCATCTGA
- a CDS encoding integrase domain-containing protein, whose product MRDLNYQLKELCRRNRDGSYATQQNRERQLSLMADQLHELGYRAMNARSLKPKHVEALLRRWQGEGLSIGTLKNRMAALRWWAHKADRRHVVARSNDYYGIPERSFVSTESKAKQVDRTALERVRDPHVRMSLELQQAFGLRREEAIKFKPSYADRGDRLVLKDTWTKGGKAREIPVRNTAQRAVLDRAHRLAGRGSLIPGHRNYRQQLRIYERHTANAGLSKLHGLRHAYAQQRYEELTGWKSPAAGGPSGSALSASERSLDRQVRLAISEELGHEREAITATYLGR is encoded by the coding sequence GTGCGCGACCTGAACTACCAACTCAAAGAACTCTGTCGACGTAACCGTGACGGCAGCTACGCGACCCAGCAGAACCGCGAACGCCAGCTCAGTCTGATGGCCGACCAGCTCCACGAGCTGGGCTACCGCGCTATGAATGCCCGGTCCCTGAAGCCGAAACATGTCGAGGCACTGCTGAGACGATGGCAGGGGGAGGGGCTGTCGATCGGGACGCTCAAGAATCGCATGGCCGCATTGCGCTGGTGGGCGCACAAGGCCGATCGCCGGCACGTGGTCGCGCGATCCAATGATTACTACGGGATCCCCGAGCGCAGTTTCGTCAGCACCGAATCCAAGGCGAAACAGGTGGACCGTACTGCGCTGGAAAGGGTACGCGACCCGCACGTACGGATGAGCCTGGAACTCCAGCAAGCCTTCGGGCTGCGGCGCGAAGAGGCGATCAAGTTCAAGCCGTCCTACGCTGACCGCGGAGACCGGCTGGTCCTCAAGGATACCTGGACCAAGGGCGGCAAGGCCCGCGAGATTCCGGTGCGTAATACCGCGCAGCGTGCCGTGCTCGACCGTGCCCACCGCCTGGCCGGACGTGGCTCACTGATCCCGGGCCACCGCAACTACCGGCAGCAGCTACGCATCTACGAGCGCCACACGGCAAACGCCGGGCTGTCGAAACTTCATGGTCTGCGGCATGCGTATGCACAGCAGCGGTACGAAGAGCTGACCGGGTGGAAGTCGCCGGCGGCAGGCGGCCCATCAGGCAGCGCGTTGTCCGCGTCCGAACGGTCGCTGGACCGCCAGGTCCGGCTCGCTATCAGCGAGGAGCTTGGGCATGAGCGAGAGGCCATCACCGCGACCTACCTCGGCCGATGA
- a CDS encoding DNA-binding protein, producing MANLVVRNLDPRIVDALKQRAARHGRSAEAEHRVLLEELLLRPKGKSFAETLASMPNVGEDEDFERVEDPVERDRVFD from the coding sequence GTGGCAAATCTTGTCGTCCGAAACTTGGATCCACGCATCGTCGATGCGCTTAAACAACGCGCGGCCCGACACGGCCGGAGCGCCGAGGCCGAGCATCGTGTCTTGCTCGAGGAACTGTTGTTGCGCCCCAAGGGCAAGAGTTTCGCAGAAACCCTCGCGAGCATGCCGAACGTCGGCGAGGATGAAGATTTCGAACGGGTGGAGGACCCGGTAGAGCGCGACCGTGTATTTGATTGA
- a CDS encoding type II toxin-antitoxin system VapC family toxin, whose product MYLIDTNVISESRKRSKADGGVRAFFKQVAKDDARVFISVVTVGELRRGVELIRHRGDRRQATQLEKWLDQLLQVYEDRVLDITTDIAQLWGRLRVPHPENALDKQIAATALIYDLTVVTRNHKDFSKTGVRLLNPFEQ is encoded by the coding sequence GTGTATTTGATTGACACCAACGTCATCAGCGAATCGCGTAAGCGGTCCAAGGCCGACGGCGGTGTTCGGGCGTTCTTCAAGCAGGTGGCTAAAGACGACGCACGCGTGTTCATCTCGGTGGTCACCGTCGGTGAGCTGCGCCGCGGCGTCGAGCTGATTCGCCACCGGGGCGATCGACGCCAGGCTACACAGTTGGAGAAATGGCTCGACCAGCTGCTCCAGGTTTACGAGGACCGTGTGCTGGATATCACCACCGATATCGCTCAGCTCTGGGGTCGGCTGCGTGTGCCTCATCCGGAAAACGCACTCGACAAGCAAATCGCTGCAACTGCGTTGATCTACGACCTGACGGTTGTTACGCGCAATCACAAGGATTTCTCCAAAACGGGTGTCCGGCTCCTGAATCCCTTCGAGCAGTAG